A window of Desulfobotulus pelophilus genomic DNA:
AGAAAGGGGAAACCCCATGCTTTCTGCCAGAAGGGAATAGTGCAAACAGGCATCCTGAAAACCCGCAAAAGAAGTCAGAGCCGGGGTCTCAAGCCGGGCAGGAGCAGCATCCTTCTCTACAGCAAGCTCACCTGCCTTTGCATGTTTACGGGCTTTCCGTGCTTCCACAAAAGCAAGGACACGATGCAGCCGGGAAATACTGAAAGCCAGAAGGCTTAATCCCGTAAAAACAATAACAATCCCCAAAAAAGCCATTTCCCAGCCATTATGGAGGGCAATGGCAGACAAACCGTACTCCGCCATCAGAAACCCTCCCGGCTAAAATCCTCATCCACAAAAATCCCGGCGCTGTTCCTTTTCGCCTTTCTCTGATTCAGGTACGCCTGAATGCTGCGCTGAATCCGGTCCGCAAAACGGGGATTTTCCTCGAGCATCCTCTCACGGTTTGCCCGGTAGAGGGCCATAAGGGAACCATCGGTCAGGGCAAGGCCTCTTGCCGTATAACGCCCCTGATTCAGCATGGCATTCATGCCGATCACCTCACCACTGCCATGCAGGGTAAAACCGCTTCCATCGGGAAAAGCCATGAGATAATCACCGGATATGGTGATATACAAGGTCTCCGCCTTTCTTCCCCAACGGATAACCTCCTCCCCTTCCCGCACCCGAAAAACCTGCATATACGCCGCAAGAATTTCGATGGATTCGGGACTCACCCTTTTTAAAAGAGGCAGGGTTTTCAGAATACGCACCATGGTATCAGAAAGCGCATGCACAAAAAGCCTCCATCCTATCCTATACGGCAGAGAACCGCATCCTTGGCAACGGAATCACCGCTGCGCACACATAAATTCAGAATGACCCCTGAAACCGGAGCAACCAGTGCATTTTCCATTTTCATGGCCTCCAGAATCACCACCGTTTCACCGGCCTTCACACTGTCTCCTTCCTTTTTACGAAAGGAAACCACCATTCCCGGCATGGGGGCCACAAGGGGAGTGCCATCCTCCCCGTCACTAACAGGAACAGGAACGGCAGCTGGCGATTTTTTCGCAGGCTTTCCACCGCCCGTTTCCCTAACCGCCTTCTTTTCTACAGCAGGCGGAGTAAGGGGGAAGGCATGACGGATCACCGGCGCTCCACCCACCTCGTCCACCCCTACCTCATAGTAGGTATCGTCTACAAAGACGTGGAAGGTGCGAATATAGGGACTTTTTTCCGGCACTTTTTCAGGCTCCGTTATTTTATGCTCCCCTGCCAGAATCCGGATCATCCGCTCCCGTATTTTCATGGCCTCTTCCAGCGTCCTGGGAAGAGTATATTCCGGAGCCGTCTCCTTGCCGTACTTCCAGCGCAGAAAACGCTTGCCCGTAGCAGGGAAAAGGGCGCAGAGCAGCTCGTCTTCAATATCCGCAGCCAAGCCTCGCAGCTCCTCCCGTACTCCCGGCAACTCCAGCTTCAGAGCTTCTCCGGGCCTTTCCTGTAAAGGGCGATGCCCTCTGGGATGACCTTCAAGGGCTTTTTTCCTAAGCATCCCATCCAGAGGACCGGGCGGCTCACCGTAAAAGCCTGCGCAAAAATCCCTTACCTGGGCAGAAATCATGCGGTAGGACTCCCCCTCCGTATCAAACAGCACATTGTTCACAGCCTGCGTTGCCAGAATACGGGCCACGGGCTTGACCAAGGGCGGATTACCCAGATCCCTGCGCACCCGTTTCAGCTCGGTAAAAACCGCATCCAGCCGGTCTTCGGCCCCCATTTCTCCCAGCTGCCGCTTCAGATCTCCCTCCATGCCTCCGGGAAGCCTGTGCATCAGTGCTGTGGTATCCATGGGAGTTGTGCTGCCGCCATAGAAATGCCAGTATTTGGGAAGGATTTCCTCTTCACTGAGCCGGTTCAGACCAGCAATTTTTCCAAGATCAAGTCCCGTATCCCTCGTTCCTCCTTTAAGGGCCGCAATCAGAGGCTCCACAGCCCCATGGCTGCTTCGCATGGCAAAGGGAGCAAGGCAGGTATCCGCACCGTCAAGACCCGCCTCTATGGCAGCAAAAAGAGAAAGGGGACCGAAGCCTGCCGTGGCATGGGTGTGGATATGAAGGGGCAGGGTTACGGCTGCTTTCAGGCCCGCAACCAGCCTGCGGGCCTCTTCGGGCATCAGAAGTCCTGCCGTATCTTTGATCAGCAGGGAGTGGGCTCCCATATTTTCCAGAGCAATGGCTTTTTTCAAATAATAATCAAGGGTGTACAGACTTTCTTCATCGAAGGACTCCGCCGTGCGGCTGTAGCAGATACAACCCTGAAAGTGCCCGCCCGCCTGCAAAACGCTTTCCCCGGCAACCTGAAGATTGCGCAGATCATTCAGGGGGTCAAAAAGCCTGAAAACCTGAATCCCGTTCACATAGCTCCGCTCCACAAAAGCCCGGACCACATCATCCGCGTAGCAGCGTTCCCCTACCAGATGCTGCCCCCTGAGCATGCAAGCCATGGGCGTCTTTCTGAAATAACGTTTCAGGCTGCGGATCCGCTCCCATGGATCTTCATTCAGTTCCCTGTGCATCACGTCAAAGCCCGCCCCGCCCCAGACCTCCACGGCCCAGAAGCCCACATCATCCATCAGAGCAGCCATGCGTACCATATCCGCCGTTCGGCCTCGCCCGGCATAAAGGCACTGGAAACCATCCCGCAGGCTCACATCACAGATCGCCAGAGGTTTCTGACTCATCACCTTTTCCATTGTTCTCCTTAAAAAGTACCAAACTGTTCGACAGGACGCAGCTGGCTTCCCAAAAATTTGAAATTCTTAAAAAATAAAAAGGCAATATGTTTCGGAAGACTTTCAGCCCTCACTCCTGGCCCTTCTCCCAGAGGGAGGAAGAAATAATGAATAATTACAGTCAGGGTTTCCGCTGCATCCACAGACCCGTCTGCATCTGATCCATTCGTCCGGCCGTACTCCAGATATTTTTGGGCTGTTCTCCGGCAGGACGATGAGGACTGGCACCCAGACGCCGCAGAGCGGCAGCCTCTCCGTCGCGGATACAGGCCATGACCGCAGCCATGGCCGCTGCCATCTTCTTCTGTTCTTCCATCATGGGCGAATAATTCCTTCAGACAATTTTCCTGAAAATACAATGTAACGACTCAGCATATTGTATTCTGGAAATCCATACTGTTATTTCAGCAGCCGGGTTCCGGCATAAGACAGCCGGGCTGCGTAGGAGTGACGTTGCCATTGTTTTGGATTCCGGTACTCAGGCCATCAACCCAAAGACTGTTATGACAAAACAATAACCTGTTTCAGGCTTGAGTGCCGGAGTACTCATCAAAGCGGCAAACGGCCTGAGTCGGCACAAAGGCGGCGTGCGGAGTCTTCTATGGTAATGGGAAAACCCCACCTGCCTGTACAGACAGGTTTTTACCGCACCCGCACAGGACAAAAAGGTCTGAAAACACGATTGCATCCCGAAGAAATGCCGGGATGCCTGTGCAACCGGATTGAAAGCATTTGAGTTACCAAAGGAAAATTTTGCTGAATAGTCACAAGACAAGTAAACGACTCCGTGCATTGTCCCCCCTTCCCAGTACGGTAACAACCATCCATGGAGGCCTTACAGAGGTATATTGCCATGTTTTCTGGCTGGCTTCTGCACCCGTTTGGAACTCAAAGCTTCCAGGGCTCCAATAATACGGGGCCGGGTCTCTGAAGGCTGGATCACCGCGTCCACATAGCCTCTCGAAGCGGCAATCCAGGGATTGGAGAACAGGGATTCATAGGCTTCCATTTTTTCCCTTCGGGTTCTGGCAGGGTCCGGTGCTTCCCTGATCTCCCTGCGATGGATGATATTGGCCGCACCTTCGGCCCCCATCACGGCAATCTCCGCCGTGGGCCAGGCAAAAACCATATCCGCCCCCAGATGCTTGGAGCTCATGGCAATGTAGGCTCCGCCATAGGCCTTGCGGGTAATGAGCAGAATTTTCGGTACCGTGGCTTCCACATAACTCCAGAGCAGTTTGGCCCCATGCCGGATGATACCACCCCACTCCTGGCTGCTGCCCGGCAGAAAACCCGGTACATCGGCAATGGTGATGAGGGGAATGTTAAAGGCATCACAGAACCGGATAAAGCGGGCCGCCTTGTCCGATGCATCAATATCCAGACAACCCGCCATGACGGAAGGCTGATTGGCAATAACGCCGGTGCTTCTTCCGTTCATGCGTACAAAGCCCGTCACAATATTGGGAGCAAAAAGCGGCTGGGTTTCAAACATCTCTCCGCCATCGGCCAGAAGTCCGATGAGGGTACGCACGTCATAGGCGGCATTGGCCGCATCGGGTATCAGACTGTCCAGGGCCGGTTCCACCCGAAAGGGGTCATCCCCCAGATCCTTTACGGGCGGATCTTCCATATTATTGGATGGGAAATAGGTGAGAAGCTCCCGGATGCCCTCAATGGCGGCCATATCCGAATCCACGGCAAAATGGGCTACCCCGCTTTTCACCGCGTGGGTCATGGCACCGCCAAGGCTTTCAAAATCAATCACTTCCCCGGTTACGGAACGGATCACATCCGGACCTGTAATGAACATATAACTGGAATCCTTCACCATGAAAACCCAGTCCATCATACCCGGAGAATAAACGGCCCCGCCCGCTGTGGGCCCCATAATGGCGCAGATCTGGGGAATCACACCCGAGGCATCGGCATTACGGGTAAAAATCTCCCCGAAACCCGCCAGAGCATCCACCCCTTCCTGAATCCGGGCACCACCGGAATCGTTCATGCCCACTACGGGTGCTCCAGCCTTCAGGGCCAGGTCCTGCACCTTGGTAATTTTTTTGGCATGCATTTCTCCAAGGCTGCCACCCCTTGCCGTAAAATCCTGAGCATAGGCAAAGACCGGACGGCCATCCACCAGCCCGTGGCCTGTAATCACGCCGTCTGCCGGAATAAACTCCCCGTCCATGCCAAAATGAACACAACGGTGAGTGACAAGAGCATCCAGCTCCTGAAAGGTACCGGGGTCGAAAAGGTGGAAAAGCCTTTCACGGGCCGTTAGCTTCCCCTTTTCCTGATGCTTTCGTACCGCATCTTCTCCACCCATTTTCAAAACTTCATTTTCACGGAGCTTCAGCTCTCGCAATTTTTCTACGGTACGGCCCATGCTATCTCCCACGTTAGAGCACCCTGTCCTTACAGCAGAAATCCCATGCGGAAATTTCCGGTTTCAGGCCGGAACTTTCTAGTTTTTTCAAGCTCAAACCAGCCGTTTCTCCATACCATGACAACGCTTCGGTCAGCTAGAATATTCGAAAAACCTCCCCCTGCCACTTTCAGCACGAAGCGCCTGTCCATGCCGCACCAGCCCGTCTTCTGCCGAAAACGGCAACCGGAACAGGACACGAAGCAGGATACATGCCATACCGACAAAAAAGGAGTAAAACAGGCGGTATCACCACAACTCCTGCGGTATAAAAGGCTTGACATACAAACGAAATCAATCCTCACTGCTTCATAAAAAACATATCCCACCCTGCCAATTCAAAAAAACAAACAATACATTACATGCACACATATGTGCACAAACAGAACATGATGAAACAGGTGACAACCAAGAACCTGCTCAACCCATAAGCCGGAAACAGCCATTATTCCTCTATGGCCTGGTATTTTGATCAATCCCAAGCCTGCGCATTCGGCTACGCAATGTGTTGGGATTGATCCCCAGCAGCTCTGCGGCTCCACCGGCCCCATGAATTTGACCTCCTGAATGCTCCAATGCTTTCCGGATATGACGAACGGCAACCATATCCAGGCTTGGAAAAGGGGACGAGCAGACCACAGGCCCTGCTTCTTCCCGAAGGGGCAAATCAAACAGGACAAGCCCTCCCCGGCTGCGACTCTGGATCAAAGCACGTTCCACAATATTTTCAAGCTCCCGCACATTTCCCGGCCAGCTCCATCCACCAAGACGATCCCTCTCCCCTTCCTGAACCTGAGGTGCCGGGTGCATTTTGAGATCCATGGATTTTTTTTTCAGAAAATAACGAACCAGCTCGGGGATATCATTTTTACGGTACCCAAGGGGAGGAATGGTAATGGGGAAAATATTCAGCCGGAACCAGAGATCTTCCCGGAACTGGCCGGTCTGTATCCTTTTTTGCAGATCTCTGTGGGTGGCGAATATGATCCGGAGCCAGCGCCAGTCCTTTGAGATCAAAGCCAGAGATCTGAAGGGCAGACGGCCGCAGATGGCCCTTTATCCCCTCTTCAATAACGATCCCGGCATTGCCATGATCCCCTTTCCCGAAGATGTTTTCCGCTTTACGGAAAAGGGCATGGAATTTATCAACGCCGACACCAAACCCAAAGACGAGGCCCTGTCAAAGTCTTT
This region includes:
- a CDS encoding OadG family protein; this translates as MAEYGLSAIALHNGWEMAFLGIVIVFTGLSLLAFSISRLHRVLAFVEARKARKHAKAGELAVEKDAAPARLETPALTSFAGFQDACLHYSLLAESMGFPLSLPGLLEQAEKRGVARCHAILADFVRTGVLKPDGKGYYIWDSVAFDRIVENRELPVKQRGTMQNFFPSSPGKGRGLPGTQTGS
- a CDS encoding Crp/Fnr family transcriptional regulator, coding for MHALSDTMVRILKTLPLLKRVSPESIEILAAYMQVFRVREGEEVIRWGRKAETLYITISGDYLMAFPDGSGFTLHGSGEVIGMNAMLNQGRYTARGLALTDGSLMALYRANRERMLEENPRFADRIQRSIQAYLNQRKAKRNSAGIFVDEDFSREGF
- a CDS encoding pyruvate carboxylase subunit B, which encodes MEKVMSQKPLAICDVSLRDGFQCLYAGRGRTADMVRMAALMDDVGFWAVEVWGGAGFDVMHRELNEDPWERIRSLKRYFRKTPMACMLRGQHLVGERCYADDVVRAFVERSYVNGIQVFRLFDPLNDLRNLQVAGESVLQAGGHFQGCICYSRTAESFDEESLYTLDYYLKKAIALENMGAHSLLIKDTAGLLMPEEARRLVAGLKAAVTLPLHIHTHATAGFGPLSLFAAIEAGLDGADTCLAPFAMRSSHGAVEPLIAALKGGTRDTGLDLGKIAGLNRLSEEEILPKYWHFYGGSTTPMDTTALMHRLPGGMEGDLKRQLGEMGAEDRLDAVFTELKRVRRDLGNPPLVKPVARILATQAVNNVLFDTEGESYRMISAQVRDFCAGFYGEPPGPLDGMLRKKALEGHPRGHRPLQERPGEALKLELPGVREELRGLAADIEDELLCALFPATGKRFLRWKYGKETAPEYTLPRTLEEAMKIRERMIRILAGEHKITEPEKVPEKSPYIRTFHVFVDDTYYEVGVDEVGGAPVIRHAFPLTPPAVEKKAVRETGGGKPAKKSPAAVPVPVSDGEDGTPLVAPMPGMVVSFRKKEGDSVKAGETVVILEAMKMENALVAPVSGVILNLCVRSGDSVAKDAVLCRIG
- a CDS encoding acyl-CoA carboxylase subunit beta → MGRTVEKLRELKLRENEVLKMGGEDAVRKHQEKGKLTARERLFHLFDPGTFQELDALVTHRCVHFGMDGEFIPADGVITGHGLVDGRPVFAYAQDFTARGGSLGEMHAKKITKVQDLALKAGAPVVGMNDSGGARIQEGVDALAGFGEIFTRNADASGVIPQICAIMGPTAGGAVYSPGMMDWVFMVKDSSYMFITGPDVIRSVTGEVIDFESLGGAMTHAVKSGVAHFAVDSDMAAIEGIRELLTYFPSNNMEDPPVKDLGDDPFRVEPALDSLIPDAANAAYDVRTLIGLLADGGEMFETQPLFAPNIVTGFVRMNGRSTGVIANQPSVMAGCLDIDASDKAARFIRFCDAFNIPLITIADVPGFLPGSSQEWGGIIRHGAKLLWSYVEATVPKILLITRKAYGGAYIAMSSKHLGADMVFAWPTAEIAVMGAEGAANIIHRREIREAPDPARTRREKMEAYESLFSNPWIAASRGYVDAVIQPSETRPRIIGALEALSSKRVQKPARKHGNIPL
- a CDS encoding sigma-54-dependent Fis family transcriptional regulator — translated: MISKDWRWLRIIFATHRDLQKRIQTGQFREDLWFRLNIFPITIPPLGYRKNDIPELVRYFLKKKSMDLKMHPAPQVQEGERDRLGGWSWPGNVRELENIVERALIQSRSRGGLVLFDLPLREEAGPVVCSSPFPSLDMVAVRHIRKALEHSGGQIHGAGGAAELLGINPNTLRSRMRRLGIDQNTRP